In one window of Mobiluncus massiliensis DNA:
- a CDS encoding ATP-binding cassette domain-containing protein, translating to MHIEVINGSKSFKDNHLYTNLNVEFLDKTITALIGPSGCGKSTLLNIMSGYESLDSGQVNFCSDSDGRESHQVISDDKLISWIPQISAVLPYRTALDNVIIGALAVGVEEYVARQEALSFLELVGLENHALDLTRTLSGGEVQRVCFARALVSHKPFIFADEPTASLDEAATKYIANILRNLKSKSCIIIATHDPLLISACDKVVNLRGQHE from the coding sequence ATGCATATCGAAGTGATTAACGGCTCAAAGTCGTTCAAAGATAACCATCTTTACACAAACCTTAATGTTGAGTTTCTGGATAAAACAATAACCGCTCTAATTGGGCCATCAGGTTGTGGAAAGTCTACCTTATTAAACATCATGAGCGGCTATGAGAGTCTTGATTCAGGGCAGGTAAACTTTTGCAGTGATTCTGATGGTCGGGAATCGCATCAAGTTATCTCAGATGACAAGCTTATCTCCTGGATTCCACAAATCTCCGCAGTCCTTCCATACCGAACCGCCCTAGACAACGTTATAATTGGGGCGCTTGCTGTAGGAGTTGAGGAGTATGTTGCCAGGCAAGAGGCTCTGTCATTTCTTGAACTTGTAGGGCTAGAGAATCATGCTCTCGATCTCACACGTACTCTTTCAGGCGGCGAAGTGCAAAGAGTCTGTTTTGCTAGGGCTTTAGTGAGTCACAAGCCATTCATATTTGCAGATGAGCCTACCGCTTCTTTAGATGAGGCTGCAACCAAATATATAGCAAACATTTTGCGTAACTTGAAATCGAAATCATGCATCATTATTGCAACTCATGACCCGCTGCTAATTTCAGCTTGTGATAAGGTTGTAAATCTTCGGGGTCAGCATGAATAA
- the rpmE gene encoding 50S ribosomal protein L31: MKQGIHPEYVLTEVTCTCGNHFTTRSTLTSGQMRVDVCSACHPFYTGKQKILDTGGRVARFEARYAKFNDAKKKAADKAKKDAEKAAKQAAKAEEAKAPAAAE, translated from the coding sequence ATGAAACAGGGAATTCACCCCGAATATGTTTTGACCGAGGTCACCTGCACCTGCGGAAATCACTTTACGACTCGCTCCACCCTGACTTCTGGTCAGATGCGCGTGGACGTGTGCTCGGCTTGCCACCCGTTCTATACCGGCAAGCAAAAGATTCTTGACACCGGCGGTCGTGTGGCTCGTTTCGAGGCTCGCTACGCCAAGTTCAACGACGCCAAGAAGAAAGCTGCTGATAAAGCTAAGAAAGACGCCGAAAAGGCTGCCAAGCAGGCCGCTAAGGCTGAGGAAGCGAAGGCTCCCGCCGCTGCGGAATAG